AGATGATATTCAATTTCTTGCGGGTAAAGAACAAACTCAAGAGGAGTTTTTCCATACGTTTAATACGCTCCATGAAGAAAGCAAGCAAATTGTTATCTCAAGCGACCGTCCTCCAAAAGAAATTCCAACCTTGGAAGACCGTCTTCGTTCAAGGTTTGAATGGGGTTTAATCACAGATATTACACCGCCTGATTTAGAAACAAGGATCGCCATCCTCAGAAAGAAAGCAAAAGCTGAAGGGCTTGATATTCCGAATGAGGTTATGCTTTACATTGCGAATCAAATCGATTCAAATATTCGTGAGCTAGAAGGAGCACTTATTCGAGTTGTAGCTTATTCATCTTTAATTAATAAGGATATAAATGCGGATCTGGCAGCTGAGGCTCTAAAGGATATTATTCCAAGCTCTAAGCCGAGAATGATTACGATTGCTGATATCCAGCGCATGGTCGGCCAGCACTTCAGTGTAAAATTAGAAGACTTCAAAGCAAAAAAACGCACAAAATCGGTGGCGTTCCCAAGACAAATCGCCATGTATCTTTCCAGAGAATTAACGGATTCCTCATTGCCTAAAATTGGCGAAGAATTCGGAGGCCGTGATCATACGACAGTTATTCATGCCCACGAAAAAATTTCTAAGCTGCTTCAGGCCGATGATCAGCTTGTTAAACAGCTAAAAGAGATCGAAAGCATGCTAAAGGGCTCATAAAAAAGCTTGCACTTATAAAAATTAATATGGATAATGTGAATAACCAAGCACGATTCATACACAGTCTGTCCACAGGTGGATAGGCTGTGTTTCCTTTCGTCAACAGAGTTATACACATTTCCACAGGCCCTACTAGTACTTCTACTATTTTTTCTTTAAATAATATATATATTAAGTGGCTCAATGAAATATGCTCCCATACGAAAAAAAGGAGGATTTCCCTAAATGAAATTTATCATCCAAAAAGATCGGTTAGTTCAAAGTGTTCAAGATGTTATGAAGGCTGTATCTTCAAGAACAACGATCCCGATTTTGACAGGAATTAAAATTGTTGCAACAGAAGAAGGTGTCACACTTACAGGAAGTGATTCAGACATCTCCATTGAATCTTTTATTCCTACAGAAGAAAACGGCAAAGAAATTGCTGAAATCAAACAAACTGGAAGCATCGTTCTTCAAGCACGCTTTTTTAGTGAAATCGTTAAAAAACTTCCGAAAGAATCGGTAGAAATAGAAGTTCTTGGCCATCATATGACCGTCATCCGTTCAGGCAAAGCAGAATTTAATCTGAACGGTCTAGATGCAGAAGAATATCCTCATCTGCCGCAAGTAGAAGAACATAATAGTTTTAAAGTACCGACAGATCTATTAAAAACGATGATCCGTCAAACGGTATTCTCCGTCTCAACTTCAGAAACTCGTCCCATTTTGACAGGGGTCAACTGGAAGCTTGAAAATAGAGAATTAACCTGTATTGCAACAGACAGTCACCGTCTGGCGCTCCGCAAAGCAAAAATTGAAACAGAGACAGACAGCTCTTATAATGTCGTTATTCCTGGAAAAAGCTTAAATGAATTAAGCAAAATTCTTGCAGACACAAGTGATGAAATTGAAATTGTCATTACTGAGAGCCAAGTCCTTTTTAAAGCTGAAAATTTACTTTTCTTCTCAAGGCTATTGGATGGCAACTATCCAGATACAACGAGACTTATTCCTGCTGAGAGCAAAACGGACATGGTACTGAATA
The window above is part of the Metabacillus dongyingensis genome. Proteins encoded here:
- the dnaA gene encoding chromosomal replication initiator protein DnaA, which produces MENIDELWSKALSEIEKKLSKPSFETWLKSTKAHALKGDTLTITAPNEFARDWLESRYLHLIANTIYELTGEELLIKFIIPQNQNDVDFMPKSPIRPMNKEEEQIELPQNMLNPKYTFDTFVIGSGNRFAHAASLAVAEAPAKAYNPLFIYGGVGLGKTHLMHAIGHYVIDHKPNAKVVYLSSEKFTNEFINSIRDNKAKDFRNKYRSVDVLLIDDIQFLAGKEQTQEEFFHTFNTLHEESKQIVISSDRPPKEIPTLEDRLRSRFEWGLITDITPPDLETRIAILRKKAKAEGLDIPNEVMLYIANQIDSNIRELEGALIRVVAYSSLINKDINADLAAEALKDIIPSSKPRMITIADIQRMVGQHFSVKLEDFKAKKRTKSVAFPRQIAMYLSRELTDSSLPKIGEEFGGRDHTTVIHAHEKISKLLQADDQLVKQLKEIESMLKGS
- the dnaN gene encoding DNA polymerase III subunit beta, translating into MKFIIQKDRLVQSVQDVMKAVSSRTTIPILTGIKIVATEEGVTLTGSDSDISIESFIPTEENGKEIAEIKQTGSIVLQARFFSEIVKKLPKESVEIEVLGHHMTVIRSGKAEFNLNGLDAEEYPHLPQVEEHNSFKVPTDLLKTMIRQTVFSVSTSETRPILTGVNWKLENRELTCIATDSHRLALRKAKIETETDSSYNVVIPGKSLNELSKILADTSDEIEIVITESQVLFKAENLLFFSRLLDGNYPDTTRLIPAESKTDMVLNTKEFLQAIDRASLLAKEGRNNVVKFSTLEEGIVEVSSNTPEIGKVIEEVQTQEITGEELKISFSAKYMMDALKALEGTEIKISFTGAMRPFLIRTPEDDSILQLILPVRTY